The proteins below come from a single Oncorhynchus keta strain PuntledgeMale-10-30-2019 chromosome 32, Oket_V2, whole genome shotgun sequence genomic window:
- the LOC118365066 gene encoding transmembrane protein 178A-like isoform X3, giving the protein MAAAVLLCGSIVATVGFFWEESLTQHISGLLFLMAGIFCTISLCTYAASVSYDLSRNPPFIYGLPGDVDHGYGWSIFCAWVSLGLTVASGCLSTTYPFLSQTKALHSKTARESSV; this is encoded by the exons ATGGCGGCTGCCGTTTTGCTGTGTGGCAGCATTGTGGCCACAGTAGGCTTCTTTTGGGAGGAGAGCCTCACCCAGCACATCTCCGGCCTGCTCTTCCTCATGGCAG GGATCTTCTGCACCATCTCCTTGTGCACCTACGCCGCCAGCGTCTCCTATGACCTCTCCCGGAACCCACCCTTCATCTACGGACTGCCCGGCGACGTGGACCATGGCTACGGCTGGTCCATCTTCTGCGCCTGGGTCAGCCTGGGACTGACCGTGGCATCAGGCTGCCTCAGCACCACCTACCCCTTCCTCAGCCAAACCAAGGCCCTGCACTCCAAAACCGCACGGGAGTCCTCAGTATGA